The following coding sequences lie in one Haladaptatus sp. DJG-WS-42 genomic window:
- a CDS encoding PAS domain-containing protein: MTRNGDGDADTRVSEEHSVVEYALKATETVVWDWNIPEDEITLYPQSQSIFEEITEVDEFISQVHPADQAAVANDFETALQETGEYRTEFRLATDATRWIAAQGIVEFDAADGPQRLTGVGQDVSERKRRYREFKRLGDYIAETEILSEIGGWELETGTDDLRWTAGTKRIHEVESDYEPVLDEAIEFYHPDDRPLVENVVNRCLDSGEPYSIEVRLITEKGRERWVHTQGEIRQRGDSEVLRGVIRDITDQKIRNQRLMVLNRVLRHNIRNSLGVVMGYAELLRDDLSALEPLEDRLADTASFSLEDAQESLGEIHKHTEALFDMSENARRVSHALQRGPPMDDVEVAPIVNALVATFSEQYPAASITVNATADGVQGNEQALEMALRELLENALVHTTAGAPRVEVSISKADADRVHIRVADDGPGIPTMEREVLKRGVEEPLLHGHGLGLWMVNWLVTKVGGSVSIEANDPTGTIVTLTLPAANSE; this comes from the coding sequence ATGACTCGCAATGGGGATGGGGACGCGGATACCCGAGTGTCTGAGGAGCACTCGGTTGTCGAATATGCGCTCAAAGCCACGGAGACCGTCGTCTGGGATTGGAACATCCCTGAAGATGAAATAACCCTCTATCCGCAGTCACAGTCGATATTTGAGGAGATTACCGAGGTCGACGAGTTCATCAGCCAGGTGCACCCGGCAGACCAAGCTGCGGTTGCAAACGACTTCGAGACCGCGCTCCAAGAGACGGGCGAATACAGAACCGAGTTTCGCTTAGCAACTGACGCAACGCGCTGGATTGCGGCCCAAGGAATCGTCGAATTTGATGCGGCGGATGGCCCACAGCGACTGACGGGGGTTGGACAAGACGTTTCAGAACGAAAACGCCGGTACCGAGAGTTCAAGCGGCTCGGCGATTATATCGCTGAGACGGAGATCCTCTCCGAGATTGGTGGGTGGGAACTGGAGACCGGGACCGACGACCTTCGGTGGACGGCGGGAACCAAACGGATACACGAGGTCGAATCCGATTACGAACCGGTACTCGATGAAGCCATCGAGTTCTACCATCCCGACGACAGGCCGCTCGTCGAAAACGTGGTAAACCGGTGTCTTGACTCTGGCGAACCGTACAGTATCGAAGTCCGTTTAATCACCGAAAAAGGCCGTGAGAGATGGGTGCATACGCAAGGAGAAATAAGACAACGTGGTGACAGCGAAGTGTTGCGGGGCGTCATTCGCGATATCACCGACCAAAAGATCCGAAATCAACGGCTCATGGTGTTGAACCGGGTGCTCAGGCACAACATTCGAAATTCACTCGGTGTGGTGATGGGCTATGCAGAGTTGCTTCGAGACGACCTCAGCGCGCTCGAACCACTCGAAGACCGACTCGCCGATACGGCGTCGTTCTCGCTCGAAGACGCCCAAGAGTCACTCGGAGAGATACACAAGCATACAGAAGCACTGTTTGACATGTCAGAGAATGCTAGAAGAGTGAGTCACGCCCTCCAACGTGGCCCGCCGATGGACGACGTGGAAGTCGCCCCGATTGTGAACGCCCTCGTCGCGACGTTCTCAGAGCAGTATCCAGCGGCGTCGATCACCGTCAATGCCACCGCGGATGGTGTGCAAGGAAATGAACAAGCCCTCGAAATGGCGCTCAGAGAACTGCTCGAAAACGCGCTCGTGCATACGACTGCTGGGGCGCCACGTGTCGAGGTCAGTATCTCGAAAGCCGACGCCGATCGGGTTCACATTCGAGTTGCCGACGATGGCCCGGGGATTCCCACGATGGAACGAGAAGTGCTCAAGCGGGGCGTCGAAGAACCGTTATTGCACGGCCACGGACTGGGGTTGTGGATGGTCAATTGGCTGGTCACCAAGGTGGGAGGCAGTGTCTCGATAGAAGCGAACGACCCGACCGGAACCATCGTGACACTCACGCTGCCGGCTGCAAACAGTGAGTAG
- a CDS encoding type II/IV secretion system ATPase subunit, translated as MSPDVECSTADFFSVPPPCPPDSSEAWYAPRIRAQYTLTTDVVATITERRDGFHYTIREPVLSATETVAFETIQDYFEGARLERPLTREGARERLAAGFEPKYERAIDRLTNLSPAGRRRVSYHALCQVRCLSDLTAFALDEHIEVADTADDRLLVHTTDFAPATTDLSPNPDYLSRFASERLGQHTVTFHDFEVPVVIYREHVLGTDPFTTKYAVIEPDLLPGDEQLIAECKERIWEANVDGVVEDRAGFVYDRARTFLSRRLTARNTRAWLDATRYRMQSALAEYGFAVPPVDERYAADRLSDLVYYVMRDYVGYGKLTVPIRDPMLEDIEANRVGERIKVVPRGLGDHAGRMPANLTFTSERSFVNVVTQLAAADGTELNASTPSAKVNLQPADLDDETIRCAVALPTISEDGPHISIRKQAPDTLTPVDLITGNSLSTELVTLLWMLYEHHGVVLFSGPTGVGKTTLMNAHMPFIPYCDRPISIDEGSREVHLPHETGVSLTTRDHENEFKRVTMADLMTECNYLNPDVEVIAEINTPASFRTFAESMNTGHGLLGTLHAEDVHKLVNRIIERGIPAYLLQEIDLVVFPRNVDGERYVSSVVEFVDAETYATLAHDRCGTIEKDGTTIYWNTVAWRDHSGEFGFNYCHPQLGDETRDLSLDAFSSLAQRTDRPVRAVEDEFHRKHRYVKYLVQENLTDMDELFSFLANLRTNEAATVERVVSQKQPQEVHIDGSGD; from the coding sequence ATGTCTCCAGACGTAGAATGTTCAACTGCGGATTTCTTTTCAGTGCCGCCGCCGTGTCCGCCGGACAGTTCTGAAGCGTGGTACGCTCCAAGAATCAGAGCACAGTACACGCTCACAACCGATGTTGTCGCAACAATCACCGAGCGACGAGACGGCTTTCACTACACGATTCGAGAACCAGTTCTGTCAGCAACTGAAACGGTTGCGTTCGAGACGATTCAGGACTACTTCGAGGGCGCACGTCTCGAACGGCCGCTCACCAGAGAAGGGGCGCGCGAACGCCTCGCGGCAGGATTCGAGCCGAAGTACGAACGAGCCATCGACCGCCTCACCAATCTATCTCCTGCGGGCCGCCGCCGAGTGAGCTACCACGCGCTGTGTCAGGTGCGGTGTCTTTCTGACCTCACCGCCTTCGCGCTTGACGAGCACATCGAGGTTGCAGATACGGCCGACGACCGACTGCTCGTTCACACGACAGACTTTGCGCCAGCCACTACTGACCTGTCGCCGAACCCCGACTATCTCTCTCGGTTTGCGAGCGAGCGCCTTGGCCAGCACACCGTCACGTTTCACGACTTCGAGGTGCCGGTCGTCATCTACAGAGAACACGTCCTCGGGACCGACCCGTTCACCACGAAGTACGCGGTCATCGAACCGGACCTCCTGCCGGGCGACGAGCAACTCATCGCAGAGTGCAAAGAGCGCATCTGGGAGGCGAACGTCGATGGCGTGGTCGAAGACCGTGCTGGGTTCGTGTACGACCGAGCGCGAACTTTCCTCTCGCGACGGTTGACGGCGCGAAACACCCGCGCGTGGCTCGACGCGACCCGCTATCGGATGCAATCGGCGCTCGCAGAATACGGCTTTGCAGTACCTCCGGTTGACGAGCGGTACGCCGCAGACCGGCTCTCTGACCTCGTCTACTACGTGATGCGCGATTATGTGGGCTACGGGAAACTGACCGTACCCATCCGCGATCCGATGCTCGAAGACATCGAAGCGAATCGCGTTGGCGAGCGTATCAAGGTGGTTCCGCGGGGGCTTGGCGACCATGCCGGGCGGATGCCTGCAAACCTCACGTTCACCTCAGAACGGAGTTTCGTGAACGTCGTCACGCAGTTGGCTGCAGCCGACGGGACTGAATTGAATGCGAGCACGCCGAGTGCGAAAGTGAACTTACAGCCCGCGGACCTCGACGACGAGACGATTCGGTGTGCGGTTGCGCTTCCGACCATCTCCGAAGATGGCCCCCACATCTCGATTCGAAAGCAGGCTCCGGACACGCTCACACCCGTTGACCTCATCACCGGCAACAGCCTCTCGACTGAACTCGTCACCCTCCTCTGGATGCTGTACGAACACCACGGAGTCGTGCTCTTTTCCGGCCCAACTGGCGTCGGAAAGACGACGCTGATGAACGCTCACATGCCGTTCATCCCGTATTGCGACCGTCCTATCAGCATCGACGAAGGGTCGCGCGAGGTGCACCTTCCCCACGAAACCGGCGTCTCGCTCACCACCCGTGACCACGAAAACGAGTTCAAACGCGTGACGATGGCCGACCTCATGACCGAGTGTAACTACCTGAATCCGGACGTAGAGGTCATCGCAGAAATCAACACGCCTGCGAGTTTCAGAACCTTCGCAGAGTCGATGAACACCGGCCACGGCTTGCTCGGGACGCTCCACGCAGAGGACGTCCACAAGCTCGTAAATCGCATCATCGAACGCGGGATTCCAGCCTATTTGCTTCAGGAAATCGACCTCGTCGTCTTCCCGCGGAACGTTGACGGGGAGCGGTACGTCTCGTCGGTGGTCGAGTTCGTCGATGCGGAAACATACGCCACACTTGCTCACGACCGGTGTGGAACCATCGAAAAAGATGGGACGACGATTTACTGGAACACCGTCGCGTGGCGCGACCACAGCGGCGAGTTTGGGTTTAACTACTGTCACCCACAACTGGGTGACGAGACACGCGACCTCTCGCTCGATGCGTTTTCGTCTCTTGCCCAACGCACCGACCGACCCGTGCGCGCGGTCGAAGACGAGTTCCACCGCAAACACCGGTACGTCAAGTATCTCGTCCAAGAGAATTTGACCGACATGGACGAACTGTTCTCGTTCCTCGCAAACCTCCGGACGAACGAGGCAGCGACCGTCGAACGGGTCGTCAGTCAGAAACAGCCACAGGAGGTGCACATCGATGGCAGTGGCGACTGA
- a CDS encoding type II secretion system F family protein: MAVATDEPRGRSLSVFDRGLYALFSRHADHSRHERDRKRYRGTDLRTSFDVYLARVYGLSWVVFGALVLWTSVVLLAVPDALLTSIGSFVHQGLPVLNRVTVPPIPRQYIALGVGVLVGGLGKRSTVIFGGLYLHWAASARRTNIEQTLPGAVRYLRALSSGSDGGRMMLHKVANQDAYGETSVAFRKALNKASLTGSLDEGLAMVARDTPSRDLLSPFLVKFREHAAQGTDALQGYLRLESRMLSHRQARARERASGFLELLAEMFIVLLVIPALFVIILTVMSVLAPGFSQPTNTPIGLVSPRALFIYGSAAFVLVVGAGAAVLVNSIRPPGQSTTYERPPTIGSMLKTATTNPASASLVWFPVALVVTGGLWSLGYAPENVVLLGYVAYSLPVGGVALRRARLDDAKDREIKDFIHAVSGHVGLGRPFPAAIDRVSRDLDLGALQADVEDLAFNINLTTRGISEAEETQEGDLQRAALDRFVERVGTPLADQTIGLVTGALGVGSDTEDVFETLQTEIGRLYHEKRALRSALMVYVAVGWTTALLVIGIMVAVNGYVLDGFAQLSSVSGTQGIALDPNAVQPARDRRRFYIVTQATMLASGWFAGTANRDFYDALLQSGALVAICYFVFAGAQMI; encoded by the coding sequence ATGGCAGTGGCGACTGATGAACCACGCGGGCGGTCACTTTCGGTGTTCGACCGCGGGCTGTACGCACTGTTTTCCAGACACGCAGACCACTCTCGACACGAACGCGACCGCAAACGCTACCGTGGAACCGACCTCCGAACCAGCTTCGACGTGTACCTCGCCCGCGTGTACGGCCTGTCGTGGGTCGTATTCGGCGCACTCGTGCTCTGGACGAGCGTCGTGCTCCTCGCGGTTCCCGACGCACTGCTCACCAGTATCGGGAGCTTCGTCCATCAGGGACTCCCGGTGCTCAATCGTGTCACTGTTCCCCCGATTCCTCGCCAGTACATCGCACTCGGTGTTGGGGTGCTCGTTGGCGGACTCGGAAAGCGCTCGACGGTCATCTTCGGTGGCCTCTACCTCCACTGGGCGGCGAGCGCCCGACGAACCAACATCGAGCAGACGCTTCCCGGTGCAGTCCGGTATCTGCGGGCACTCTCCTCGGGGAGCGATGGCGGGCGGATGATGCTCCACAAGGTGGCAAATCAGGACGCCTACGGCGAAACGTCGGTTGCGTTCAGGAAGGCACTGAACAAAGCCTCACTCACTGGTAGTCTCGACGAAGGACTGGCGATGGTTGCGAGAGACACGCCGTCTCGCGACCTGCTCTCACCCTTCTTGGTCAAATTTCGCGAACACGCCGCACAGGGGACGGACGCACTCCAAGGCTATCTTCGCTTGGAGAGTCGGATGCTCTCGCATCGGCAGGCCCGTGCCCGCGAACGGGCGAGCGGCTTTCTCGAACTCCTCGCAGAGATGTTCATTGTCCTGCTCGTCATCCCGGCGCTGTTCGTCATCATCCTCACCGTAATGAGCGTGCTCGCGCCAGGATTCTCACAGCCAACGAACACGCCGATTGGGCTAGTGTCACCTCGTGCGCTGTTCATCTACGGGAGTGCGGCCTTCGTCCTCGTCGTTGGGGCAGGGGCTGCAGTGTTGGTAAACAGCATTCGACCGCCCGGCCAATCGACGACGTACGAACGGCCACCCACCATCGGCTCCATGTTAAAAACCGCGACGACAAACCCGGCGAGCGCGTCGCTCGTCTGGTTTCCCGTTGCACTAGTCGTGACCGGTGGCCTCTGGTCGCTCGGCTACGCGCCAGAAAACGTCGTGCTCCTCGGATACGTCGCCTACAGCCTTCCGGTCGGTGGTGTGGCGCTTCGCAGAGCGCGACTGGACGATGCCAAAGACCGCGAAATCAAAGACTTTATCCACGCCGTGTCCGGTCACGTCGGGCTTGGCAGACCGTTTCCAGCGGCAATCGACCGCGTGAGCAGAGATCTCGACCTCGGCGCGCTTCAAGCGGACGTAGAAGATCTTGCGTTCAACATCAACCTCACCACCCGTGGCATTAGTGAGGCAGAAGAAACCCAGGAAGGCGACCTCCAGCGGGCAGCCCTCGACCGCTTTGTTGAGCGAGTGGGAACGCCGCTCGCAGACCAAACCATCGGCCTCGTTACGGGTGCACTCGGCGTCGGCAGCGACACCGAAGACGTGTTCGAGACACTGCAGACAGAAATCGGTCGACTCTACCATGAGAAACGCGCGCTCCGTTCGGCACTCATGGTATATGTGGCCGTTGGCTGGACGACTGCGCTTCTCGTCATCGGCATCATGGTCGCGGTGAACGGCTACGTTCTCGACGGCTTCGCCCAGTTGTCTTCCGTTTCTGGAACTCAAGGTATCGCACTCGACCCAAACGCGGTGCAACCGGCGCGTGACCGACGACGATTCTACATCGTGACGCAGGCGACGATGCTCGCGTCCGGGTGGTTCGCGGGAACCGCCAACCGAGATTTCTACGATGCGCTGCTCCAGTCGGGCGCACTCGTTGCAATCTGTTACTTCGTCTTCGCAGGAGCGCAGATGATATGA